TGACGGAAAATAACACCAGGAGCTTTACGCTCTAATGGCATTTCGTATAAATCTCCACCAATAGGACCTTTACCATCAATTGGTTGACCTAGTGTATTTACTACACGCCCTACCATTTGTTCCCCTACTTTTAAAGAGGCAATTTTATTTAATCTTTTAACTGTAGAACCTTCTTTAACACCTGCAGACGGACCTAATAATACCACACCTACATTATCTTCTTCAAGGTTTAATACAATAGCTTCAAGCCCGTTATCGAACTGAACTAACTCACCATATTGTGCGTTTGATAATCCGTATACGCGAGCGATACCGTCTCCTACTTGAAGAACTGTTCCCACTTCTTCTAAAGTAGCACCTGATTCAAAACCAGATAATTGTTTCTTTAATATTGCTGAAATTTCAGCTGGTTTAATTTCGGCCATTTTTTAATATATAATTTAAACACTTTGCAGTGTGGTAAATATTAATTGCTAAATTCTCTTTTTAAACGTTGTATTTTATTTTCGATTGATGCATTGTATTGCGTATCACCGATTCGTAAAATAAATCCACCAATAATAGAAGGATCAACAACATTTTGGATTGTAATTTTTTTAGAAGATATTTCTTTAATCTTCTCTAAAACTTTTGCCTCTAATTCAGTTGACATTGGTACAGCAGTTGTTACAATTGCATTTTGTACCCCACGAGATTCATCGTACAACGCTGTATATTTTTCAGCAATAGCTGGTAAAATTTCGAAACGTTGGTTTGATGTTAATAATTGGAATAAACGCTTAGTTCCTGTAGTTGCAGAAGCGAAAATTTCGTTTAACGCATTTTCTTTAACTTGTGCAGAAATTACAGGATTAAGTAAAAATGTAGCTAATTCAGTATTGTTTTTTACTGTACTTGCAATCAATTCCATATCTCCATTTACGTCAGAGGCATTATTGTTTGCTAAAGCAATATCTAAAACTGCTTGTGCATATCTAATTGCTGCTCTTGCCATAAATAATTAGTTTGCTTTTATATCTGCTAACATGTTCTCAACTAATTTTTCTTGAGATGCTTTGTTAGATAATTCTTCTCTTAAAACTTTTTCAGCAATTTCTAAAGAAAGTGTTGAAACGTGTGTTTTAATTTCTGCCATAGCAGCATTTTTCTCTGCTTCAATAACCGATTTTGCTTGAGCAATTAAAGCTTCACCTTGTGATTGCGCTTCAGTTTTAGCTTCAGCAATCATTTGTTCTTTAATGTCACGAGCTT
This genomic window from Flavobacterium agricola contains:
- the atpH gene encoding ATP synthase F1 subunit delta; amino-acid sequence: MARAAIRYAQAVLDIALANNNASDVNGDMELIASTVKNNTELATFLLNPVISAQVKENALNEIFASATTGTKRLFQLLTSNQRFEILPAIAEKYTALYDESRGVQNAIVTTAVPMSTELEAKVLEKIKEISSKKITIQNVVDPSIIGGFILRIGDTQYNASIENKIQRLKREFSN
- a CDS encoding F0F1 ATP synthase subunit B: MEKLINDFSYGLFFWQAIILLVVVIVLGKFAWKPIVAALEDREKGIQDALDSAEKARKDMLNLKVDNERLLNEARAERDAMLKEARDIKEQMIAEAKTEAQSQGEALIAQAKSVIEAEKNAAMAEIKTHVSTLSLEIAEKVLREELSNKASQEKLVENMLADIKAN